GACATGCCTTAAATTTTAAGAATATATGTAGGCAATTGTCATGCCCCAACCCATGCTCAATTGGTGGCAATTTGACAAGGGTATCAGCATCTAGCACTGCTACCTAGCTAGGTTGCTCATGACTTGTTCCTATGTGTTCATATATTCATGAAAAATTCGAGTTTTTCACTTGAAATATACATGTACTAGGTGTTGCTTGTGAAAGTGGGCCTTTGAACACCATGTGCATGCATGTGGCATGTCTCTTTCTACAAGGCCCCACTTGCTTACCCCTACTGGAATGACCctaattttttggattttctACTCATTCCTCCCCATGACTCATCTCATTTCAAGCACAAattttttcttcctcctctttcaCATTTGTTTCTCTCCGTCCCTTTTGGGAGCACTCTGAAAGCACACTGTAGGCCTAACCATGGAAAACCGGTCAAATTCTATGAGTACACCAGTGCACATGTGAAGACAAACCAAACTTTTCTAGTGACCTCAGACCCCTATAGCTTTAAGCAAATTCCATTGTCTATCCTCCCATTATAGGCCACAAGATTAGCTGAGGGAATTAAGCTCCTGGTCACTCATCTCTTCTAATCTCACTACTATAAAGAAACGCAGTAGAGTATTGTGAGAGCAGAGCCATGATGAAATAAAGCCACATGGTTTGCTTTTAAGCAAGCATATATACCAAGCCTTTGCCTCTCTACCTTGCTTTCCCAATCGCTACCATGCAAGCCTCAAACACATTCAAGCGAGCCTTCCTCAAGCGCATGCTCCTGGGTCTCCAACTAGCTGGGGTTTCATCCAAGAGCATGACCATCCAAGAGAGAAAGAGTGCCATCAAGCTCTCGGCAGATGTCGCCATGGCCGGCGCTAGAGGCAGCACAAATTGGACTCATGCCCTCATTGCCAACCTTTCAAAACAAGAGAGGAACAAGGCCATTGTGAGGAGTATCCTGGGGAAAGATTATGAGAAGCTGACGAAGCCATGCCACCACACGTGGAAGAACCCTAGAAGTAAGAAGATCTTGAGGAGGAGTGTCATCAGGGTGTGTTCAAGGAAGAGAAATGTTCTTCGTGCACCTGCAACAAGTGTACTTCTTGCCAGAGTTTTGGTGAAGAAGAGGACTCAGGTGCTCAAAAGACTAGTACCTGGAGGTGAGTCCTTGGATGGCTTCTATTTGTTGGATGAGACTTTAGATTATGTCCTCTCCCTCCGAGTTCAGGTTGATCTCATGCAACGCCTTTTGAAAGCCTCTGAAGCCTCAAATCTCAGGTAAGTTCAAGCATTACCTCCCTTTAGAGTCTGTCCACTCTTCTCATTGCTTTGGTCACATGATCCAGGGTGAGTCAccaaactaattattttttatacttttttatatttatgtataCATTAATTCAATCCTTTTGCatccctccctcctctcttcttctgcaTGCCCACAGATCTCCTAATGTGTTGCAAGCGAGGGAGACTTCAAGTTTTCGCAAATGAGGGCTTCTGATATGGCTGCCTTCTGATCTCCAGAAACAATAAGAGAGGAGCGAAAACAACTCGGGCCCAACAAAGGCTTCCATAGAGTGTAGCATGGGAGGCAAGCTAATGAGTGTCTTAGCCCGTTAACTCTACTGAAGATGATGAATAATTTATCTTGGATTCTACATATATGAAGGCCAAGCCGCAAAAAGACATGAGCTTGGATTTGTATATGATTGTTAGGTTGTCTGGAGAGAGAAGGATGTTAGGGTTTCCAAAGCTTCAGATAGCATTCCATGCTGATGGCATTATTAGctaataaatatatatagaattACAATGCCACATGAAGGCCTTCTCGCTGCACAAATAGGTTTGCATATGATTTTTTGTGCCAAGGACCATGGCAGAGGTCTGCATCACACATCCATAAACCGCCTATGTCTGCCGATTCAGTTTGGACTTGAAACAAATTGTGGCTCTAAtggaaaaatttaaaaactatgcaAAGCAAAAAATGTGAGAAAGCACAAGGAACCAAGAGAACTGATTCCCAGTTTCCCTTCTCCTACCAATATATTTATCAATGGCCCAACTGTTTCTAGACTTCCTTTTCAAGGAAAAAGCTCGGTGAATGGGAAATCACATTTCCCACTGGCAAGGCCCTAAAATGTATGATCTTTAGAGAATATTAATTATAAGAATATTAGGAATTATCTAAGTAGTTGCAACCACATAAGCATAAATGGAACTAATTGCTGCATGACCAACATGATCGAAATTATCCAATTTATGAAGCCAGTTCACTTGCTGTAGAATTTCTGGTTCATTTGAGTAAACCTTTTAGATGTTCTCGTCCAAGTCTTACTGATTGTTGACCACgttaattttttaggatattgTGAAATATGAGTTCTAATCGATTTGGATTAGGAATCTAGGATATTTAAACATGTTTAAATTCCAATGCAGGTGTATAAATAAAGTGAAAAACATAACAAGCCACCAACTTGCCTGTGGCTATGACCATCTTTAAGAGAATGAAGCCAGTTTGTTAGGCTCCAGTATGTAAGATTTGTTTCAAGGTTGTGGCATCATGAGGTATCCTAGAAGTTGTACAACTTTTATGGTTTAGGGTCTTTAAAGCTCCCTGTTTAATCCATTGGATAGGCAGAGATCACACAACCATCCATGCTAGCTTTGTAAAGCATTTATTAATGGTTTATACCCATCCATATGAATGGACcgctaagattttattttatttactttattttattttatatgattaTTTTCTTGGGTAAAGAGAGGTTCTTTTGAGAACACTTAGATGTGAAGGTTGCGTATCAAGAGGCCTATGATAGCGTGCATATTGATAGAAATTACGCACAATGGACATGTTATGACCATCAAATAAGGATGGATGCAGACTATCAAGATTTAAGAAATGAGTTGATCGTTGACAATTAAACTTGACAAAAGAATGGGGTAATAGTCCAATTATTCATGTCCAGCATCAACACTATCATCTAATATTAATGGATCAAAGCAGCCATGCCTAAAGTTAAGGTTCCAAAGTCACCCAATGCCAGGCCAAAATAATTTGTTAATTATCTAAATTCAGTATTTGTGATTGTTAGAGCTCAAAGATAAGCTCTAAAGAAGAATCCTCTCCATATATGTGTCCATGAAGTTCATCCCAAAAACATTTGTTGAAAATTATCTTCCATTTCATGTTTAGTATAGCCATACAACTATCCTGTAGCTTTCTAACTTGAACATCTACTGTTGAGTATAGGAACACAAAAACTGCATGTCCTGTTACTACAATTCTGCCCACAAAAGGAAGTTGTACTACATTTTAGGCATATATCTTTCTGTGAATTAACAGAAAAATGGAGTTCCAATTTCAGACcttgtcttcttgttcttttccTTGAATCCTTTCAAATTCAGGAGAATCTTTGAGTGTCCATCAAATGCACAAGATTAACCTTTATGAACAATAATGCAAGCTTCTCTTCCCACTGACCACTCTTCCACATCTTATCACACTGCCATTAAGTAGGCTAGGATGAGAGGAGCCAACTGTTAGACATTGTTGGTACTCTGATTTAGAATGTGCCCACTATCTTATGATGTGAGATATACTTATAGAGAAGCTAACAATACTTCTGATTGGATGGCGAAATACATGGCTAATCACACAGAAACTACTTTATAGACTGCTCCGTTGTGTATTCCTTCTGATTTTTTGcacattttattttctgattcacACATATATTTTTGCTAGGTTGGTATAACAGATTCCATCTTACCATAGAACAAAGTTTCCGCTACAGATAATTCACAATAACCAATGGCATATCATAAATGAGGTCCACCGTGTCCATAGGTCTGCAGAGAAGGACCTCATATGAGTGAACCAACTCAAAGAATACAAAAAATTGGTACTCAGGATGTCTGCAGATTTTACTTCACAGATATCAATCAAGACAAGGACACACAACAACAACAGAACAATGCACTGATCTCTCTTTCCCGATGTATGATCCTGAGTACAGGTAGAAATCCACATGGTATGTTCCAAAGATAGCTAGCAATGCACACTTGCATACTGCAGCAACATATGACCGACTACGTGCACCTTAATGGAAATCCACAAGCAGGCACTGCAAAATTTAATCCAGCACTCACAAGCCTCAGTAACTGTGACAGAGCAAAACCTGACTAACAGCAGAATTTTGTGACCGGAGGCACTCAGGAAAAACCAAGTTGCCATACTCACCAACAGTGTGTCAAACATCTGATAACTTTTAGTTACTTAAAAAATTTACTGCAGAAAACTGGTAAAGTGAGCAAACACAGGAAATTTGTCCTTTGTGCTGGCGCTGAGAAATGTCTTCAGGTGGATTGGCATGCTGGGTGATCAGAAACAATGCCTAAAAGTGATGTAAATCTGTAAGTGGAACAGAAGCACGGGTACAAATATATGCAACACTACTGTAAATTACGACTGGCTTTGTACCAGTGAGATGCGTGGGCAGGCAGACAGGCTGTGCTGATACATCTGTAGCCTGTGCATGGTCGCATATAATTCATATCATTGACACACAAGAAGCAAATAAGTATGTGCTGGAG
The DNA window shown above is from Elaeis guineensis isolate ETL-2024a chromosome 8, EG11, whole genome shotgun sequence and carries:
- the LOC105049891 gene encoding transcription factor IBH1-like 1 gives rise to the protein MQASNTFKRAFLKRMLLGLQLAGVSSKSMTIQERKSAIKLSADVAMAGARGSTNWTHALIANLSKQERNKAIVRSILGKDYEKLTKPCHHTWKNPRSKKILRRSVIRVCSRKRNVLRAPATSVLLARVLVKKRTQVLKRLVPGGESLDGFYLLDETLDYVLSLRVQVDLMQRLLKASEASNLRSPNVLQARETSSFRK